In Nostoc sp. UHCC 0926, a single genomic region encodes these proteins:
- a CDS encoding RNA-guided endonuclease InsQ/TnpB family protein — translation MLVLEYKVKGKQFQYRAIDDAIRTTQFIRNKAIRFWMDADRELKVDKFALNKYSTQLRKEFSFVADLNSMAVQSAAERGWVAISRFYDNCKSKTISCKKAENAVLGSPQVERFSKTGYPRFQKDCRSAEYKTSGWKLHLTKRRISFTDKKGIGELKLLGKWDLQTYNVKDIKRVRLIRRADGYYVQFCVGIDVFDIQPKTGVEIGLDVGIESFYSDSNGHHEPFPLFLRKAEISIKQSQRRIYKKVKGSSGRRKARIVYAKKHLRVSRQRLEHAKRVARCVIKSNDLVAYEDLKVSNMVKNHCLAKSISDASWYLFRQWLEYFAVKFDKLAVAIPPRYTSQKCSSCGVVVKKSLSTRTHNCSCGCSLHRDVNAAVNILNLGRQARGGHPQSNAVGVGISTLLGATLVEQVLT, via the coding sequence ATGCTGGTTCTGGAGTACAAAGTCAAAGGCAAACAATTTCAATATAGAGCTATCGATGATGCTATTCGTACTACCCAATTCATCCGCAACAAAGCGATTAGATTTTGGATGGATGCTGATAGAGAATTGAAAGTTGATAAGTTTGCCCTTAACAAATATTCCACCCAACTACGCAAAGAGTTCTCCTTTGTTGCTGACCTAAATTCGATGGCAGTACAATCAGCCGCAGAGCGTGGATGGGTTGCTATATCTAGATTTTACGATAACTGTAAATCTAAAACAATTTCTTGTAAAAAAGCGGAAAACGCGGTCTTGGGGTCTCCCCAAGTGGAGCGATTTTCCAAGACGGGCTATCCTCGCTTTCAGAAAGATTGTAGAAGCGCTGAATATAAAACATCAGGGTGGAAGCTTCATTTGACTAAAAGACGCATAAGCTTTACTGATAAAAAAGGTATTGGTGAGTTGAAACTTTTAGGAAAGTGGGACTTGCAAACCTATAATGTTAAAGATATTAAGCGAGTCCGACTAATCCGACGTGCAGATGGATATTACGTTCAATTTTGCGTTGGTATTGATGTCTTTGACATTCAACCAAAAACTGGTGTAGAAATAGGCTTAGATGTCGGGATTGAAAGTTTCTATTCTGACAGCAATGGACATCACGAACCGTTTCCTTTGTTTTTGAGAAAGGCAGAAATATCAATCAAACAATCTCAAAGACGTATTTACAAAAAGGTAAAAGGTTCATCGGGTAGACGCAAAGCTAGGATTGTCTACGCAAAAAAACATTTAAGAGTAAGTAGGCAACGTCTAGAACATGCAAAGAGAGTTGCACGTTGCGTAATCAAGTCTAACGACTTAGTAGCCTACGAAGACTTAAAAGTTTCTAATATGGTTAAAAACCATTGTTTAGCAAAATCAATTAGTGATGCTAGTTGGTATTTGTTCCGACAATGGTTGGAATATTTCGCTGTTAAATTTGACAAATTAGCTGTAGCTATACCACCTCGTTACACCTCTCAAAAGTGTAGTAGTTGCGGTGTAGTTGTGAAAAAGTCTCTGTCAACTCGGACTCACAATTGTAGTTGTGGATGTAGCTTGCACAGAGACGTTAATGCAGCGGTAAATATTCTAAATCTTGGAAGACAAGC
- the tnpA gene encoding IS200/IS605 family transposase, translating into MAKFSPDEYRHEGNAVSLLNYHFVFIPKRRKKVLVGSIAEKLQEIIFEVCLENRWKVIALEIMPDHVHMFVNAKPNDEPSKIIRLIKGRASHVLRKEFPELMKLPTLWTPSYFVSTAGNVCTETVKRYIEQQKA; encoded by the coding sequence ATGGCTAAGTTTTCTCCCGATGAGTATCGGCATGAGGGTAACGCAGTCTCGCTCTTGAACTACCATTTTGTGTTTATTCCTAAGCGCCGTAAAAAAGTCCTAGTAGGGTCTATTGCAGAGAAACTACAAGAGATTATTTTTGAGGTTTGCCTTGAGAACAGATGGAAAGTTATTGCACTGGAAATTATGCCAGACCACGTTCACATGTTTGTAAATGCAAAGCCTAACGATGAGCCAAGCAAGATTATTCGACTAATTAAAGGTCGAGCATCGCATGTGCTGAGAAAAGAATTTCCAGAGCTAATGAAGCTACCAACTCTCTGGACACCTAGCTATTTCGTAAGCACGGCAGGCAATGTTTGCACAGAAACAGTGAAGCGATATATTGAGCAACAAAAAGCTTGA
- a CDS encoding sulfate ABC transporter substrate-binding protein produces MSLWQRPLKRLQAIAEHRTYRFRLNSLKSFVSLFLVGTLLSMALAACSGGTGSNSSSETPTASPVAASKDNVELTLVSFAVTKAAHEAIIPKFVEQWKKDHNQTVTFKQSYGGSGSQTRAVIDGLEADVVHLALAGDTSKIEKAGLIQPGWEKEVPNNGIVSKSVAALVTRSGNPKGIKNWEDLAKDGVKLITANPKTSGGAKWNFLGLWNSVIKAGGNEAKATEFVTKVYKNVPILPKDAREATDTFAKQGQGDVLINYENEVILAQQKGEKVEYVVPDVNISIDNPIAVVDKNVDKHGTREVAEGFVKYLYTPEAQQEFVKLGFRSIDETLAQTKEVTDKFPKVKTLGTVADFGGWSAIDQKFFADGGVFDKIQAQIKR; encoded by the coding sequence ATGAGTTTGTGGCAACGCCCACTGAAAAGATTACAAGCGATCGCTGAACATAGAACATATCGGTTCCGGCTAAATTCGCTCAAAAGCTTTGTATCGCTCTTTTTAGTAGGTACTTTATTGAGTATGGCGCTTGCCGCCTGCTCTGGTGGAACTGGAAGTAATTCTTCCTCTGAAACCCCTACTGCTAGTCCTGTTGCTGCAAGCAAGGATAATGTTGAACTAACCCTCGTTTCTTTTGCTGTCACCAAAGCAGCTCACGAAGCGATCATTCCTAAGTTTGTAGAACAGTGGAAGAAAGATCATAACCAAACTGTCACCTTCAAACAAAGCTATGGCGGTTCTGGTTCCCAAACTCGCGCCGTTATCGATGGTTTGGAAGCAGATGTTGTTCACTTGGCACTAGCTGGAGACACCTCAAAGATTGAGAAGGCTGGATTGATTCAGCCAGGATGGGAGAAAGAAGTTCCCAACAATGGTATTGTCTCCAAATCAGTTGCAGCATTAGTCACTCGTTCCGGCAATCCTAAAGGCATTAAGAACTGGGAAGATTTAGCCAAAGACGGTGTAAAATTGATTACTGCTAACCCCAAAACTTCCGGCGGTGCTAAGTGGAATTTCTTAGGACTATGGAATTCTGTGATTAAAGCAGGTGGTAATGAGGCTAAAGCTACTGAATTTGTGACTAAAGTCTACAAAAATGTCCCAATCTTGCCTAAAGATGCACGGGAAGCTACTGATACATTTGCCAAACAAGGGCAGGGAGATGTCTTAATCAACTACGAAAACGAAGTTATTTTGGCACAGCAAAAGGGCGAGAAGGTTGAGTATGTCGTTCCCGATGTGAATATATCCATCGACAATCCGATCGCTGTGGTAGATAAAAACGTCGATAAGCATGGTACCCGCGAAGTTGCTGAAGGTTTTGTGAAATACCTCTATACCCCAGAAGCCCAGCAAGAGTTTGTCAAATTGGGATTTCGATCGATAGATGAGACTTTAGCTCAAACGAAGGAAGTCACAGACAAATTTCCCAAGGTGAAAACTCTCGGTACAGTTGCAGACTTCGGTGGTTGGAGTGCAATCGATCAGAAGTTCTTCGCAGATGGCGGTGTGTTTGATAAGATTCAAGCCCAAATTAAACGGTAA
- the cysT gene encoding sulfate ABC transporter permease subunit CysT has translation MTTVSPSVEVERKTPFWKRLGRVPWTWRITIAYLTVMLFIPIAAMFLKASTEPPARFWAIATSDIALATYNVTFFTAIFAALLNGIFGTLIAWVLVRYDFPLKRLIDATVDLPFALPTSVAGLTLATVYSDNGWIGSLLAPLGIKVSFTRTGVAVAMIFISLPFIVRTVQPVLQEMEHEIEEAAWCLGASQWQTFWKVILPPLFPTILTGVALGFSRAVGEYGSTVIISSNTPFQDLIAPVLIFQRLEQYDYSGATVIGIVLLSISLVLLLAINFLQAWARRYDSR, from the coding sequence ATGACGACTGTATCTCCTTCTGTGGAAGTTGAACGCAAAACGCCATTCTGGAAGAGATTGGGGCGGGTTCCGTGGACTTGGCGAATCACCATTGCATATCTGACGGTGATGTTGTTTATCCCCATAGCTGCGATGTTCCTGAAAGCGAGTACGGAACCTCCAGCGAGATTTTGGGCGATCGCAACTAGTGATATTGCATTAGCCACTTACAATGTCACTTTTTTTACAGCAATATTTGCTGCCTTACTCAATGGGATTTTTGGGACTCTGATTGCTTGGGTTCTGGTTCGCTACGACTTTCCCTTAAAACGCTTGATTGATGCCACAGTGGATTTACCCTTTGCGCTGCCAACATCGGTAGCAGGGCTAACCCTGGCAACAGTTTACAGCGATAATGGCTGGATAGGTTCGCTACTAGCACCACTGGGAATTAAGGTGTCTTTTACCCGCACGGGAGTAGCGGTGGCAATGATATTTATCTCACTACCTTTTATCGTCAGAACTGTGCAACCTGTGCTTCAGGAAATGGAACACGAAATTGAAGAAGCCGCCTGGTGTCTGGGGGCTTCTCAATGGCAGACTTTCTGGAAAGTAATTTTGCCACCTTTATTTCCGACAATTTTGACTGGTGTTGCCTTGGGTTTCTCCCGTGCAGTTGGGGAATATGGATCAACTGTGATTATCTCTTCCAATACGCCATTCCAAGATTTGATTGCACCTGTGCTAATTTTCCAGCGGTTAGAGCAGTATGACTATTCTGGTGCAACAGTAATTGGCATAGTTTTACTATCAATTTCATTGGTATTGCTATTGGCAATTAATTTCTTACAAGCATGGGCAAGGCGATATGACAGTAGATAA
- the cysW gene encoding sulfate ABC transporter permease subunit CysW, which yields MTVDKPSFHSSSGSDTEIAKPKEQKSWVPIVLIGVAIAYLALVQYIPAINVFVQAFSKGVGPFLSNLTRPAFLHAAWLTLLLALISLPINTVFGLCAAWAIARHKFPGRAVVLSIIDLPFSISPVVAGLMIVLLYGRNGWFGPWLQAHDIKIIFAFPGMVLATAFVSMPFVAREVIPVLEEFGKDQEEAARTLGAKDWQIFWRITLPSIRWGLLYGLILTNARAMGEFGAVSVVSGNIADQTQSLPLFVEDAYKQYETEAAFSAAVLLALLAVVTLVLKELLERKTRIKDVE from the coding sequence ATGACAGTAGATAAGCCAAGTTTTCACTCATCTTCTGGGTCTGATACAGAAATAGCCAAGCCTAAAGAGCAGAAGAGTTGGGTACCAATAGTTTTAATTGGTGTAGCGATCGCCTATTTAGCCTTAGTTCAATACATCCCTGCAATTAACGTTTTTGTCCAAGCCTTCAGCAAAGGAGTTGGGCCATTTCTATCCAACCTGACGCGACCAGCTTTTCTCCATGCAGCTTGGCTAACACTGTTGCTAGCTTTGATTTCTCTGCCTATAAATACAGTATTTGGGCTATGTGCAGCCTGGGCGATCGCTCGTCATAAATTTCCCGGACGCGCCGTAGTTTTGAGCATTATTGATCTACCCTTTTCGATTTCGCCTGTAGTCGCAGGATTGATGATTGTGCTACTTTACGGACGGAATGGATGGTTTGGTCCTTGGCTCCAGGCTCATGATATCAAGATAATCTTTGCCTTTCCAGGTATGGTGCTGGCTACTGCCTTCGTGAGTATGCCCTTTGTGGCGCGGGAAGTGATTCCTGTTTTAGAGGAATTTGGTAAAGATCAGGAAGAAGCTGCTAGAACTCTAGGTGCGAAAGATTGGCAGATATTTTGGCGCATCACCTTACCTAGTATCCGCTGGGGCTTACTCTACGGTTTAATTTTAACCAATGCCAGAGCAATGGGTGAATTCGGGGCGGTTTCGGTGGTATCTGGCAACATTGCTGACCAAACCCAGAGTTTACCATTGTTTGTAGAAGATGCTTACAAACAGTACGAAACCGAAGCTGCTTTTTCTGCGGCTGTACTGTTAGCGTTGTTAGCAGTAGTAACCTTAGTGCTGAAGGAGCTTTTAGAACGGAAAACCCGCATTAAAGATGTTGAATAA
- a CDS encoding NIL domain-containing protein: MASDNTLTNKRIRLRIPKDYHQEPVISRLVSDYGLTVNITAAILGANAVGDGWFDLELQGTDAQIQSGLTYLHDLELEVWDDTQASDW; encoded by the coding sequence ATGGCTAGTGACAATACACTTACCAATAAACGGATTCGACTAAGAATTCCTAAGGATTATCACCAGGAACCTGTCATTTCTCGCCTGGTGTCTGACTATGGACTGACTGTGAATATCACCGCAGCAATTTTGGGAGCCAATGCTGTCGGTGATGGTTGGTTTGACCTTGAACTACAAGGAACAGATGCACAAATTCAGAGTGGGTTAACCTATCTCCACGACTTGGAGTTAGAAGTCTGGGATGACACTCAAGCAAGTGATTGGTAA
- a CDS encoding type I restriction enzyme HsdR N-terminal domain-containing protein, whose protein sequence is MTDLQQEISTKLSRYPKDYQEYTKCLIRGIQIPMNGRPEELIRQIFIHFFIKESGLFPDIISIEVEANHHDVEIYKKQKHEKFKPYQSPLIIVEVKREDVNLKHHYDQIQRYLKKACCDIGILYNYHEIIVFTRKNEQFEINHLKSLADIKALISQTNNNNDDLLEFEKAQNGNFDSFVSLIRKYGKYTTNKVVFKLKQQQSEIEGYFFNMQENKVYYDLCGKYSQKQQNFDYQDFEKLISIAY, encoded by the coding sequence ATGACTGATTTACAACAAGAAATATCCACAAAACTCAGCAGATATCCAAAAGATTATCAAGAATATACAAAATGTTTAATTAGAGGAATACAAATTCCAATGAATGGAAGACCAGAGGAGTTAATTAGACAAATATTTATTCATTTTTTTATTAAAGAAAGTGGGTTATTTCCAGATATTATCAGTATCGAAGTTGAGGCTAATCATCATGATGTAGAAATATACAAAAAGCAAAAACATGAGAAATTTAAGCCTTATCAATCTCCTTTGATAATTGTGGAAGTAAAACGAGAAGACGTGAATTTAAAACATCATTATGATCAGATTCAAAGGTATTTAAAAAAAGCTTGTTGTGATATTGGCATTTTATATAATTATCATGAAATTATCGTTTTTACTAGAAAAAATGAGCAGTTTGAAATTAATCATCTCAAAAGCCTTGCAGACATAAAGGCATTAATTTCACAAACTAATAATAACAATGATGATTTATTAGAGTTTGAAAAAGCTCAAAACGGAAATTTTGATAGTTTTGTCTCTTTGATTAGGAAATATGGGAAATATACAACTAATAAAGTAGTTTTTAAACTTAAACAACAGCAATCGGAAATAGAAGGATATTTCTTCAATATGCAAGAAAATAAAGTCTACTATGATCTATGTGGTAAATATTCCCAAAAACAACAAAATTTTGATTACCAAGATTTTGAAAAACTAATTTCTATCGCTTATTAA
- a CDS encoding TonB-dependent siderophore receptor, whose amino-acid sequence MVLKQILKILLVTSSIWFCVPISAIAQKVNKQAQTKYTTSVLRDSRSIGKILRLNEVELPNTSAQMLVQSPTKPNMPTSEVTQVTGVKANPTDKGVEVILQTNKGQQLQLVNRSAGSNFITDIPNAQLRLPSGEAFTFRSEKPIAGVTQITVTNLDANTIRVTVTGEVGVPTVELFDSPDEGVIFSVASTAPSRPSQQQPQTPQQPTNQTQPNQPSASGDQPIELVVTGEQDGYRVPDASTATRTDTPQRDIPQSIQVIPQQVIKDQQIIRISDAVRNVSGVTLQGGYAGATDNYNIRGFTTYDNLRNGFAVQDNFVNPTNIERIEVLKGPASVLYGQFEPGGVVNYITKQPLSEPYYSAEFTAGSFSTYRPSIDISGPLNSDKTLLYRLNAAYENFGSFIDFNHQETFAIAPALTYKIDDATTLTLEYEYLKVDRTFYDGFLPDPIVFKAPISRFLGEPDDHFSQETNSVFLNVNHRFSKNIQFRSGFSATVNNSEESEFRPDSIDADGRTVRRRFAAGPGYYQNYSLQNDLISNFSTGSIQHQLLVGLEWNKYINGYDYLRSTASLTPSIDLFNPVYGASRPAEFDEAAERDRYDRNTIAVYLQDQVTLLPNLKLLVGGRYDFIHRKNRVQLLDSLGRDPIDDATIDRLYDDAFSPRVGIVYQPIEPISIYASYSRSFNPSSSQTADRTQLPPERGTQYEVGLKADLIKDRLSATFAAYDITKENVATTDPNNTDFSIAAGEVKSRGLEFDVSGQILSGWNVIGSLFHNDAFVSRDNSLPVGDSLVNAAGIGGSLWTSYEIQNGDWKGLGFGGGVFYTGDRETELPNTFKIPSYVRADATIFYKRDNWRVGLNFKNLFDTRYYDSQGYVLRPGAPLTVLGTISVQF is encoded by the coding sequence ATGGTGTTAAAGCAAATATTGAAAATTCTGCTGGTTACAAGCTCTATTTGGTTCTGCGTTCCAATAAGTGCAATTGCTCAAAAAGTCAACAAACAAGCACAAACTAAATATACTACATCGGTACTACGCGATTCTAGATCGATTGGAAAGATTCTAAGACTCAATGAAGTAGAACTTCCCAATACCAGCGCTCAAATGCTAGTACAGTCACCAACAAAACCGAATATGCCAACTAGTGAAGTTACGCAAGTGACAGGAGTCAAGGCAAATCCCACCGACAAAGGTGTGGAGGTGATTTTACAGACTAACAAAGGTCAACAGTTGCAACTAGTCAATCGCAGTGCTGGTAGCAATTTCATTACTGACATTCCCAATGCTCAACTGCGCCTACCATCGGGCGAAGCATTCACATTCCGCTCAGAAAAGCCAATAGCGGGTGTTACACAGATAACGGTAACAAATCTTGATGCCAATACCATCCGGGTGACAGTGACAGGTGAGGTGGGTGTACCAACTGTCGAGTTGTTTGATAGTCCAGACGAGGGTGTGATCTTCTCTGTTGCGAGTACTGCACCTTCTAGGCCATCACAGCAGCAACCCCAAACACCACAACAGCCAACGAACCAGACACAACCAAATCAACCATCAGCCTCGGGTGATCAGCCAATTGAATTGGTAGTAACAGGTGAGCAAGATGGGTATCGCGTACCTGATGCATCAACTGCTACAAGAACCGACACGCCTCAACGTGACATTCCCCAATCGATTCAAGTCATTCCCCAACAAGTCATCAAGGATCAGCAAATCATACGTATTAGTGATGCTGTACGTAATGTTAGTGGTGTGACTCTGCAAGGGGGTTATGCCGGGGCCACGGATAATTACAACATTCGCGGATTCACAACTTATGACAACTTGAGAAACGGTTTTGCCGTTCAAGACAACTTTGTGAATCCAACTAACATTGAGCGGATCGAAGTTCTCAAGGGTCCGGCTTCAGTGCTATATGGACAGTTTGAGCCGGGTGGTGTAGTCAATTACATTACCAAACAACCACTCAGTGAGCCTTATTACTCCGCTGAATTTACAGCCGGAAGTTTTAGCACTTATCGCCCCTCCATTGATATTTCTGGGCCCCTGAACTCAGACAAAACGTTGCTGTACCGTTTGAATGCGGCATACGAAAACTTTGGTAGTTTTATCGATTTTAATCATCAGGAAACATTCGCGATCGCACCAGCATTAACCTACAAAATTGATGATGCGACAACATTGACACTGGAGTATGAATACCTCAAAGTTGATCGTACCTTTTATGATGGTTTTTTGCCCGATCCAATCGTTTTTAAAGCTCCGATCAGCCGTTTCCTGGGGGAACCAGACGATCATTTCTCCCAAGAGACAAACTCTGTGTTTCTTAACGTCAATCATCGCTTCAGTAAAAACATTCAGTTCCGCAGTGGCTTTTCCGCTACGGTTAATAATTCTGAGGAATCAGAGTTTCGACCGGATAGCATTGATGCAGATGGTCGTACTGTACGGCGAAGGTTCGCCGCTGGTCCGGGTTATTACCAAAACTACTCCCTGCAAAACGATTTAATCAGTAATTTCAGTACTGGTTCCATCCAACATCAACTTCTTGTGGGGTTGGAGTGGAATAAATATATCAATGGCTATGATTATTTGCGAAGTACTGCTTCATTGACTCCCAGTATTGATTTATTTAATCCTGTATATGGGGCTTCCCGCCCAGCAGAATTTGATGAGGCAGCAGAACGCGATCGTTATGACCGTAATACCATCGCCGTTTATCTGCAAGATCAAGTGACATTGCTGCCAAATCTGAAGCTATTAGTAGGCGGTAGGTATGACTTTATTCACCGCAAAAATCGCGTGCAACTGCTAGATTCTTTGGGTAGAGATCCAATTGATGATGCCACTATTGATCGGTTGTATGATGATGCTTTTTCACCTCGCGTTGGCATTGTTTATCAGCCGATTGAACCGATTTCAATTTACGCCAGCTACAGCCGCTCGTTTAACCCTAGCTCCTCGCAGACGGCAGATAGAACTCAACTGCCACCAGAGCGCGGCACTCAGTATGAAGTAGGACTCAAAGCCGATCTGATTAAAGACAGGCTATCTGCTACCTTTGCTGCCTATGATATCACCAAAGAAAATGTCGCTACAACCGATCCAAACAATACTGACTTTTCCATTGCGGCTGGAGAAGTGAAAAGTCGCGGTTTGGAATTTGACGTTTCTGGGCAGATTCTATCAGGTTGGAATGTGATTGGGTCTTTATTCCACAACGATGCTTTTGTGAGTAGAGATAATAGTCTACCAGTGGGCGATTCGTTGGTCAATGCTGCTGGTATTGGGGGGAGTCTGTGGACAAGCTATGAAATTCAAAACGGTGATTGGAAAGGATTAGGGTTTGGTGGGGGAGTATTTTATACAGGCGATCGCGAAACTGAACTTCCCAACACATTTAAAATCCCCTCCTATGTGCGTGCTGATGCCACCATTTTCTACAAACGCGATAACTGGAGGGTTGGGCTGAACTTTAAGAATCTTTTTGATACTCGCTATTACGATTCTCAAGGCTACGTTCTGCGTCCTGGAGCACCACTAACTGTTCTAGGAACGATTTCCGTGCAGTTTTGA
- a CDS encoding PepSY-associated TM helix domain-containing protein, with the protein MNRKKLRSIVFYLHQYIGLFVGLVLVIVGLTGSLLVFEQDFDHFMITQQYGQIIPQQVQLSPESVLNTIEAKYAARSDLHLFRIYLPDTPSSPYVGQLSSADEQRTEVFVNPYTGKILGERISDKTLIGVILSLHYSLMAGETGIMFVGIAAFLMCILTITGLVLWPGWRKLIAGFKIKLDAHPKRVNFDIHKVAGIIAVIFLFFTGFTGFCWSFSFPEPIIYAITFTPKPSEPVSKPIPSKSTLGLTEQLKIADAALPGAVTKSIYFPSKPEDALQIRMKLPQENVEYGNSNVYLDQYTGEVLRVDNALKMRLGDRVLNSFVPLHYGTFGGLPTRILYVFVGLAPLVLFVTGLVMWWYRYRAKAVVSDV; encoded by the coding sequence ATGAACCGGAAAAAACTACGCTCTATCGTTTTTTACCTGCACCAATATATCGGTCTTTTTGTTGGACTGGTGCTGGTTATCGTTGGCTTGACAGGTAGCTTGTTGGTGTTCGAGCAAGATTTTGACCACTTTATGATTACTCAACAGTATGGACAGATTATTCCCCAACAGGTGCAGTTATCCCCAGAGTCAGTGCTGAATACAATTGAGGCGAAGTATGCAGCGCGAAGCGATCTCCATCTTTTTCGTATTTATTTGCCAGATACTCCTTCTTCTCCCTACGTGGGGCAGTTGTCATCAGCTGATGAGCAAAGGACAGAAGTTTTTGTCAACCCTTATACAGGCAAAATTCTCGGTGAGCGGATATCGGATAAAACTCTAATTGGTGTCATCCTTAGTCTGCATTACAGCCTAATGGCAGGCGAAACCGGAATTATGTTTGTTGGCATTGCTGCCTTTCTAATGTGTATCCTCACGATCACAGGTTTAGTTCTCTGGCCTGGTTGGCGTAAGCTAATTGCAGGCTTCAAAATTAAGCTTGATGCTCATCCTAAGCGCGTGAACTTTGACATTCACAAAGTGGCTGGCATTATCGCTGTGATTTTTTTATTCTTTACTGGCTTTACTGGCTTTTGCTGGAGCTTTAGCTTTCCTGAACCGATTATTTACGCTATTACATTCACCCCAAAACCATCTGAGCCAGTATCCAAGCCAATTCCTAGTAAATCAACCTTAGGGCTGACAGAACAACTGAAAATTGCCGATGCTGCCTTACCTGGTGCTGTTACTAAAAGCATTTATTTTCCCAGTAAACCAGAAGATGCCCTCCAAATTCGCATGAAGCTGCCGCAGGAAAATGTAGAGTATGGGAATAGTAATGTTTATCTCGATCAGTACACGGGTGAGGTTTTGCGAGTTGATAATGCTTTAAAGATGCGGTTGGGCGATCGCGTCCTCAACTCTTTTGTACCCCTGCACTACGGCACATTTGGTGGCTTACCCACCCGTATTCTCTATGTATTTGTTGGACTTGCACCATTGGTTCTTTTTGTTACTGGTTTGGTGATGTGGTGGTATCGCTATCGGGCAAAAGCTGTAGTTAGCGATGTCTGA
- a CDS encoding NIL domain-containing protein, with the protein MSLTKSVEPASVHSRILVPQRYHRQPVISRLVSRYGLTVNIKAASLTSDSDSDGWFDLELSGNPQKLTNSLSYLQGLGVNLLQLAIANNIQPNQHSLPFPNPASKLSPKDSAWLTNQWQEQFQQWISTGQTNRLRLQLCVLKSYYEEPVISELVSRYGLTVNITSARLQPDTQDDGWFDLDLWGRTKQLYSSLSYLEKLGLPIWLDLSSVYSDR; encoded by the coding sequence ATGTCTCTCACAAAATCTGTAGAACCCGCTTCAGTCCATAGCCGAATTCTCGTGCCTCAGCGATATCATAGGCAACCTGTCATTTCTCGACTGGTGTCTCGTTATGGTTTAACCGTCAATATCAAAGCTGCATCCCTGACATCAGATAGTGACAGCGATGGCTGGTTTGATTTAGAACTTTCGGGAAATCCCCAAAAACTGACAAATAGCCTATCTTACTTGCAAGGATTGGGAGTGAATTTGCTGCAACTAGCGATCGCTAACAACATTCAACCCAACCAGCACTCTCTACCTTTCCCAAATCCAGCTAGCAAACTGAGTCCCAAAGACTCTGCATGGCTGACAAATCAATGGCAAGAACAATTCCAGCAATGGATTTCTACAGGTCAAACCAATCGATTGCGCTTGCAACTGTGCGTCTTAAAATCTTATTATGAGGAACCAGTGATTTCCGAGTTAGTTTCTCGTTATGGACTAACAGTCAACATCACCAGTGCTAGACTTCAACCCGATACGCAAGATGACGGCTGGTTTGACTTGGATTTGTGGGGGAGAACAAAGCAACTCTACTCTAGCCTGAGTTATTTGGAAAAACTGGGACTACCAATTTGGCTGGATTTGTCTAGCGTTTATAGCGATCGCTAA
- a CDS encoding Crp/Fnr family transcriptional regulator, translated as MVSLYTSFPSLNSNNTKQVFARRSFLPEHQNGLWKIETGFVRTFTYLEDGTTVALGLWGPGDIVGKALSKLEPYQMECLTKVEATVLPLEEWTQLTETLLAHIQQAQELMVIRSHKKVDNMLIKLLAWLSKKFGSEVEKGRLIDMRLTHEDLAEMLGSTRVTITRVLGQFEQEGLIARLSLHRIVLREEEIWYYEI; from the coding sequence ATGGTGTCTTTGTACACAAGCTTTCCTAGCTTAAACAGTAATAATACTAAGCAAGTTTTTGCCCGTCGGTCATTCCTGCCAGAGCATCAAAACGGACTTTGGAAGATTGAAACGGGTTTTGTCAGGACTTTTACCTATCTGGAAGATGGTACAACTGTCGCTCTGGGATTGTGGGGCCCTGGAGATATCGTTGGTAAGGCCTTGTCAAAATTAGAACCTTATCAGATGGAATGCTTAACTAAAGTGGAGGCGACGGTCTTACCTTTAGAGGAATGGACTCAACTAACAGAAACTCTACTTGCTCATATCCAACAGGCTCAAGAATTGATGGTTATTCGTAGCCATAAAAAAGTGGATAATATGCTCATCAAGCTGTTGGCATGGTTATCCAAAAAGTTTGGTTCGGAAGTTGAGAAGGGACGTTTAATAGATATGCGTCTGACTCATGAAGACCTGGCGGAAATGCTGGGTTCAACTCGTGTGACCATCACTCGTGTTCTTGGGCAGTTTGAGCAAGAAGGCTTGATTGCTCGTCTTTCTCTGCATCGAATTGTGCTGCGAGAAGAAGAAATTTGGTACTACGAAATTTAG